The Limanda limanda chromosome 13, fLimLim1.1, whole genome shotgun sequence region AAACAATCATACACAGATCAGCACAAAGACATTGGACCCATGAAGCATGAAGAAGGGAATTTGGAGTTTTAAAAGATTTACAAGAGCCTGTGTAATGATCCATATATAGAAATAAGTTAAACAGACCATATATTTTGCCTTCGAGGTGCAGGACAAAAGGAAACAGCCACACAATGTTGGCCTCTTGCTTTTTAAAGCCGGTAGgaggtttgggggggggggggggggtagcttTACACCCTGCTGGGGAACATTACATCCACTAGGTGTCGCCCTGCCCCTCCTTATCTCAATCAGAGGATGCCAGCATTCCTGGATTCTTGCTCACCTCCAGTTTATTCCCTGAGGATGCACAGGTAGACTCCATTGTCCAGGACAACATCCACCACCCAGAACCTCCTGGAACTACTTGCAGGGAGTTTAGTCGTTTTTTTTAGTCTTAACAGAACCAGAGGAGgtttgacttttcttttactttacCATCTCTGAAGTAAAGCGATGGCCAACCCAGGGATACAGCTCCTCGGCTTCACACTGGCCTTCCTGGGCTTCATTGGCTGCATAGCATCCACAGTCATGGTGGAGTGGAAAGCTTCGTCCTATGCAGGAGACAACATCATCACGGCTCAGGCCATGTACGAGGGCCTGTGGAAGACCTGTGTTTCTCAGAGCACGGGTCAGATTCAGTGCAAAGTCTATGACTCTCTTCTCCAGCTACCAGGTAACATTGTTTTAGATCATGTCTTCATTACACTGTTAATAGATTCCcttatgaaaacaacaacttaaCAAATATGTGGCAAATAATGACATCTACCAATTATAATTTTCCTCTTTTACAAGGATATGGTTATGGGAAGGAAATGAGCCATAATTAACCATGAATGATCTGTTATTCTAACAATGTTGGATTCGTTTTTAATGGCAAATTCATGGaattaaaattataaatgtattaaatgtttaGACTTTTGTAAGAATCGCCTGTTTAacgtgaaaaacaaacaaaatctcTCTGGTCATTCAAACCTCTCTACAGAACCCTTTTCTCTCCATGTTCGACCTGGTGCGTGCACAGACATGTCAGTCAAataccagcagctgcagcctgatTCCAAAGATTCTATTCCCACTGAAATCCATTCAACAGGAATAGAAACTGTTccatttcaaatgtaaacaataccTGTGTAGATAGATGTTTGAGTTCTATTCAATAAAAGACCAGTGATATCAGCGTCATCAGAAGAAACTGATGTTGAAGGAATGAGAACACCTCGGCTGGATGAGACTCATGTTGTTGGCGTTCCCGCCCGTTTTGTCTCAGATGAGAACAAGAGGATGTTCTAGGAGATTCATGTTTAACTGGATGTGTTGTGTCCTTGTCTCCAGGGATTATTCAGGGCGCTCGAGGCCTGATGTTGTCCTCTATCTTGCTTTGCTTTATTGCAATCATGGTGGCGGTGGTGGGCATGAAGTGCACCACCTGCATGGCTGAAGAGCCGGCGCAGAAGGACAAGGTGGCGCTGACTGGCGGGATCGTCTTCATCATTTCTGGTCAGAATCTGTTcttttgacacacacatgcacacacaccctggacaatacacacactcatacctGAGATGTCGGCTTATCTCTTGTCCTTTTGCAGTAAATCTCAAACAGGATTATACTTGTCatgaatatgtgtttttttttcctgttttttatcCTTTAAAATGCAATAACATGACGTTTCTCTTCTCGCTGGTTCTCCAGGTCTGCTTGCTCTGGTTGGAACATCCTGGTATGGGCACAGAATAGCACAGGAATTTTACAACCCATTTACTCCCACTAATTCAAGGTGAGTTTCTCTGGAAAATAAATCAAGTATGACTGAGGGTTTGTGGAATGACGCAGGGAACTGACACGGACTCACATCTTATGTCTTGCCGTTGTTCTCCTGCCAGGCCAAGTTTTCATGTGGTTTATCATGCTATAGTTTGAGATTTGGGGAAATAGTAAAACAGCAAGAGttcccttgaattcaatcaagctggaccacatttcacacattgtTCCCTGAATGTTCCCATAATGTGAATTCTTTCCTGGGAAGTCAGTGAAAGTGTaaatctcaaaatgttaaagaaagaaaaactgaatccTGAATCCGCCCCCAGATCTGGATTTGCACCAACATTTTAAGGATCTTATTGAATCCATTCCCCATTATTTAGGATAACGTTTTTTTGTAATCCtgcttaaaaacaaaccaaccaacaatcAAATAGACTCAGGTAAAAACATCCCCCTGTGAAGCTGTGACCTGCAGCCTGTTGGTATAATATGTAAAACCACAACATGTCATGACTTGATTTGTACACTTTGGTTGTGGGCAAAGCCAGGCAAGCTATTTCTATCTCTTTTCAGTCCTTATGTTAAGCTAAGTTAATACCTAATGACCACATAGCTTTATATTTAGTGTACTGACATAGAAAAAGCAAATAAGAACATTTCATACAACGTTATTTTGATTATTGATCGTTTTTCTGTACACAGATATATGacatatgtttatatttatgaagTTCACTTTAGGATAATGATGTAAACTATGGTAAATCTTTTCCATGTTCACCTAACTACataaaataatgtgtgtgtcatCCACAGGTATGAATTTGGAAGTGCTCTGTATGTGGGATGGGGAGCGGCAAGTCTCGTCCTCATAGGAGGCTCCTTCCTCTGCTGCGGCTGCCCAGCCAAAGACTCAGGGAAGTCTCCACGCTACCCAGCGTCCAACTCTGGCGGACCGGCGGGCAGGGATTACGTGTAGAGGGGATATCCCTCACTTCATCCTCCGCTCATGGAGGAGTGATACACAGCATGTGTGTTCGCAGCTGTTGAAAGGGTTGTTTGTTCATAGTTGCTGGGGAAATAAAGGGTTTGGTTTTCGTCCATTTGAGAATCCACACATAGTAAAGACAGATTGTTGTAAAAGAAATGTTCTGACACTTTCACATGTGAACAATGAATCCTTAGTAGAAATGACCGCAACAATAAATTATATATCTTAAATGTTAACTGAAATTTAATTGTAAACCAAGTACAAGGCAATttgtaaacatttgttttaagtgttttttgcattataataattttttaaatttaaatattccAAAAAGTATAACTTTGCCCTCAAAACACATGTCAGGGGTCTGTACAGTCTTTGTAGCTAATAACCACTTTAGTTAGATTTGTATTACTTTGCTTTCTTTTGATGCttctttaatattttatcacatttgaaataaaatcttTTTTACTCTAATATGATGACAATGGTTTTATAtaaggtttttcttttattgtctgtcacacacacttgtacaaaGTAATGAAATATATAgataaatttaaaataacagcaTTAAACATAAAGGTTTTATTCATTAGGTTCCTCGTAGCTATAGCACTGCAGCAGCTATTCTTCAAGGGGTCCAACGGCTTTAGAATTGACTTAGATACAAATTaacattacaaaataaacatcacacacacacacacacacacacacacacacacacacacacacacacacacacacacacacaccatctctctcacacacacacacacacacacacacacaaacaaagtggctgtggctcaggaaaTAGGGAGGGCCGTCCACCAGATGGTTGATTGTACGATCCCTGGCTGCTCAACAGCAAACCGAACCCCAGGTTGCCCCTGAAgctgtgttacagtgtgtgattgaacatataaatacagtacattaggtccatttacacacacagcacaacagcaataacagcaacaacaatagAGACAAGCGCCTAACAATACAACATTCAAGAACAATACTTCAATTAAGGAGCGTATCCATAAGTGTTGGAAATCAACAACATAATGTGTTGGACGATTCTGACCAAGCAACCGACCTGACAGATACCCATGAGCAACAGGATTCCTTGTTTAAACTTCCCTGTGTCTACACATTGATATGTTCATGAAAACAATGAAGGGAAACAGGAACAAGAAGCTTGGATACAGGGAAGTGATGGCAGGAGGTGGCCAGTGTGAGACCTGACATCTGTAAGGGTCAGCCTATGTGAACGCAAGTGTGGACAagcatatatatatgtgtgtgtgtgtgtgtgtgtgtgtgtgtgtgtgggtgggtgggtgggtggctgagggagggaaaaaacacCTCCCATCACTATGCTCCCATCCGACCTCCACCATTTCCCCCCCTTGTGCGAGAGCCAGGCCACAGTGTAATCACCATcatgaggaaggaggagatcTGTGAATGAAATACATAATTAGTGTTTTATGAGCACTGATGTGACAGACAATCATTAAACTAATACAAACTGTAGAAAAGTCATAACCTAAATAAATAGTATGTGGTTTAAAGCTCCAATGATGTaagaacatgaaacatagagaAAACAATCCTCAGAGATACCTGATTTTGATCTGTTGAAATACAATTGAAAAAAGTTAGTTTTTAGTTTCCAACATGTCGTCTTCTGCAGAAATGTGTGGCCTCAGGGAAGGGAAACTAGAAACAGGGCGATGTGAAGCAGGGGAGTGTCTCCTCACAGGAATACCTCAGACCACCAGCTCCTGTCCCAACACGTCTGCTCACACAAGTCAAGTCTGCTACTTCATGAAAACTCCTCAGAACATGTAtacacagctctgtgtgttaTCATCAGACAAAAGAtgtacaaaacatttaaaacctgcCATCCCACCAGCGCATGTACACGCATAATATGATTCTATCTAAAGTTCCACCTGCACTGCTAATACACAGCTGTCCTCTAACACTGTATGCACAGTGGTTTCCAGGCAGAGAGCTCCACCCTGTGGTGAACCATGAGAGTGCtgcacaaacaacactgaagattTAACTGAAGAGACAATCTGCTGTATTAAGAATAATGTTGGattattaaatcaaactttTAAATCCGTTAAAGGGGAAAAATACACATAggaacacacaatacacacaaagaTAATATTCCCTAACTGTGTACTATAAAAAAGAGAATCCAATAGTCTGCCACCTTTCCAGGTTAACTGCATCAACGAGTAAATTTTATTCAAAAATACCCAATTCCATTGGTACACTTATCCTGAATTAATTTGAAGTTACTTCTCATTCGTTCTACTCTCGATTGGACAAAATACATAATTTCACTGTTTGGTTCCTACTCCACTGACAAGAGCAAACACGCTTGTGAGCAAACTGAGGGAGCAAGTTGATGATTCAAAGGCAAAACCGGAGGCTTTACCTAAAGTTAACCATTACAATAACCATGATATGTGATTCATATATTATAAACTCAAGGTTTGAAAACGTTTATTGCTGGAAGTTTTGGGCCTGAATAAAGACTTCAGTTAAAAGTTCTCAAGttcagaatgaatgaatgaatcagaAGCCTCTTCAGGGCCGTCATCCTGAACCTGAgaaaaaagtacaaaatgaGATAGAGCACTGAGAGTTCAGGTTCAGTGGATGCGGTGTGGGCAAGAACTTTCAGGAACTAATTTGGTTTCATATCCAACTGCCAATGATGCTACTTTGTCAATTTGCTGTAAACCCAAACTAATGTTTAGGGCATACagatgggggaggggggggggggggggagttcggGTAATGAGGGACACCTAAGATCAAGTCTATTTAGTTCCTCTTCTAACAAAATATAAGCTGTTATTGTTATTTGCTGCTGATTgcattttaattgtatttaaaaatTTGATACACCTTTAATACGTTTAAACGTTCTTTACGAGATATGGTTCGTTAAGAGAAAAATGGGACTTTTAGAAGTCAATATGAATTCATAATATTTCTAtgaataatatacattttcttctttattttacaCAAGGCTTAAAAATTGGTCATACTGAGCTCGACATGCATGAAGCAAAGTGATTTAGGCTTTAGCCTAATACAAGTGTCCCAGATTACAAAGTGACCTGTCCCagttaaaatattgttttggtacaaatagggttgcaaaggggcgaaaagtttccggtaaatttccagaaactttccggaaactttccatgggaagtttagctcgggaattttgggaattttgaaaaaaataaactatgcaaattaaacgctgagcaataaaaacatcattcaaaactctattttaaagatgtatggaatgcagcacacactgcaggttgagtttcaaccctccactgtgcattcttccatcacatgcacagataactcccagcatccttcactctacagcagggctattgaggccgaCTGTAGTGTTCAGGACTAGTCAAGttagtttcaatgatattactggggaaaatatattagcatgctgattgaggattgttcatctgttcatctatagcctatttccattcatttatccatcaattgtaaaatatttttacagacgattccaattgtttggctaactatttatatctctggcattgcattagtgtttttttacaaacttttttctcatcttattctacagaacaatgccacgtgcactatctcatgtgtggagacatttcaccccatccaatgtagacggaaaggctgtgtacattagcaaatactgtgcaaagacctatgtttagaatgacacaacgatgcagaagcatatagtcaagtgcccaaagtttcctcagggttcaaatcagcctatgacaaaacaaaatgtttatatttatgtctgtatatgacaaggtaaacacagttagtataaattacccacaacatttccagtttattcccgttaattcccgtatattcccgtttattcccgttaattcccgtatatccccgtatattcccgtatattcccgtatattcccgttaattcccatggaaagtttccaactttgaatattcccggaattttgcaaccctatatgttactactacatgaataaagtagtggtttgaatatcaaaagtcacttgaatgttcattctgttccttcagcgatgatgtgtgtgtgttccatatcctttgtttctttgatggccagtcttttatggtctttcctgctctttccaagacgtttcttctgtgaagcagcagcaacagcaccctctgctggttgcaaagaaaattggaaaaagcttacagcacctggtattcccaggcggtctcccatccaagtactaaccaggcccgaccctgcttagcttccgagatcggacgtgttcagggtggtatggccgtaagcgaaagactcaagtcacaataccttatttaaacatgtgaaccaccaccatggtgaatactgttgtcgctttgtgaccattgaaactgggtttttgttgttatttaatgttaaggaaagggaagctcaaggtgcaattttgtcacaatattgcaagaataaatcattacaattttcaataattgtcttcagtgataatgtcctggtttcatatactgtttcttcgtttgatggtgagtaaactcgctgctctttcatccttctctccaaatatgacattttgagaatgatatgttactactacatgaataaagtagtggtttgaatatcaaaagtcacttgaatgttcattctgttccttcagcgatgatgtgtgtgtgttccatatcctttgtttcttttgtggtctttcctgctctttccaagacgtttctcctgtgaagcagcagcaacagcaccctctgctggttgcaaagaaaattggaaaaagcttacagcacctggtattcccaggcggtctcccatccaagtactaaccaggcccgaccctgcttagcttccgagatcggacgagatcgggcgtgttcagggtggtatggccgtaagcgaaagactcaagtcacaataccttatttaaacatgtgaaccaccaccatggtgaatactgttgtcgctttgtgaccattgaaactgggtttttgttgttatttaatgttaaggaaagagaagctcaaggtgcaattttgtcacaatattgcaagaataaatcattacaattttcaataattgtcttcagtgataatgtcctggtttcatatactgtttcttcgtttgatggtgagtaaactcgctgctctttcatccttctctccaaatatgacattttgagaatgatatgttactactacatgaataaagtagtggtttgaatatcaaaagtcacttgaatgttcattctgttccttcagcgatgatgtgtgtgtgttccatatcctttgtttcttttatggtctttcctgctctttccaagacgtttctcctgtgaagcagcagcaacagcaccctctgctggttgcaaagaaaattggaaaaagcttacagcacctggtattcccaggcggtctcccatccaagtactaaccaggcccgaccctgcttagcttccgagatcggacgagatcgggcgtgttcagggtggtatggccgtaagcgaaagactcaagtcacaataccttatttaaacatgtgaaccaccaccatggtgaatactgttgtcgctttgtgaccattgaaactgggtttttgttgttatttaatgttaaggaaagggaagctcaaggtgcaattttgtcacaatattgcaagaataaatcattacaattttcaataattgtcttcagtgataatgtcctggtttcatatactgtttcttcgtttgatggtgagtaaactcgctgctctttcatccttctctccaaatatgacattttgagaatgatatgttactactacatgaataaagtagtggtttgaatatcaaaagtcacttgaatgttcattctgttccttcagcgatgatgtgtgtgtgttccatatcctttgtttcttttgtggtctttcctgctctttccaagacgtttctcctgtgaagcagcagcaacagcaccctctgctggttgcaaagaaaattggaaaaagcttacagcacctggtattcccaggcggtctcccatccaagtactaaccaggcccgaccctgcttagcttccgagatcggacgagatcgggcgtgttcagggtggtatggccgtaagcgaaagactcaagtcacaa contains the following coding sequences:
- the cldn1 gene encoding claudin-1 yields the protein MANPGIQLLGFTLAFLGFIGCIASTVMVEWKASSYAGDNIITAQAMYEGLWKTCVSQSTGQIQCKVYDSLLQLPGIIQGARGLMLSSILLCFIAIMVAVVGMKCTTCMAEEPAQKDKVALTGGIVFIISGLLALVGTSWYGHRIAQEFYNPFTPTNSRYEFGSALYVGWGAASLVLIGGSFLCCGCPAKDSGKSPRYPASNSGGPAGRDYV